One window from the genome of Salvelinus sp. IW2-2015 linkage group LG30, ASM291031v2, whole genome shotgun sequence encodes:
- the lrrc71 gene encoding leucine-rich repeat-containing protein 71 isoform X2, with protein sequence MNCSPENINRTRRVPKAHPSIAGLNIQEKCPVQRIDDYQCSGSLEMDFPELCSLLGMKEIPAVTPRPPASVTPTTEKGNMEESQSQMGAGIATTTWCPKPRLQVELESEDPRSIKEVRVCGWKVDELMARVLNKTLPALSNLQNLHLWRAGLTGRTLTSLKNTISLCSNLRTVVLEGNPLPEQSYHLLISEDSMLTHVSLRNNRIGEEGARLIGSALATAHAANNNLLSLNLAFNSIGDAGAAHIAQGLRLNRSLLCLSLANNHIGDTGASRLAEVLGPFSLTHDEVVERRRLLLRRDQSPSHADSKCERPLSIPSSSSLERNVSKGAKVASKKKDTAKKDEKPAANQTGGVXGKKEEPKLARKASDTKLPRGKGGKSGGKEKRPSVLDQEEKANATQNKSADLVETVSPLLEPGVQHTGGRVILPGNTALTSLNLAGNMLSEQSLLLFLSSVGAQTEGGGLLRLCLNRNRFPPDCDSFLKIKELMSLRDPLNKTASAQVDDEQGQAA encoded by the exons ATGAACTGTAGTCCAGAGAACATAAACAGGACAAGGAGAGTGCCCAAAGCCCATCCATCCATTGCAG GACTAAATATACAGGAGAAGTGTCCAGTTCAGAGGATAG ATGATTATCAGTGCTCTGGCAGTCTGGAGATGGACTTCCCTGAGCTGTGTTCTCTTCTGGGCATGAAGGAGATCCCTGCTGTAACCCCACGACCCCCAGCCTCTGTCACTCCTACCACAGAGAAAGGCAACATGG AGGAGAGCCAGTCCCAGATGGGTGCTGGTATAGCGACTACAACGTGGTGCCCTAAACCACGCCTCCAAGTGGAGCTGGAGAGCGAGGACCCTCGCAGTATTAAGGAGGTCAGGGTGTGTG GGTGGAAGGTGGATGAGCTGATGGCTCGAGTGCTTAACAAGACACTTCCAGCCCTAAGCAACCTACAGAATCTGCA TCTGTGGCGTGCTGGTCTGACGGGGCGAACTCTGACCTCCCTGAAGAATACAATATCTCTCTGCTCAAACCTAAG GACTGTGGTTTTGGAGGGAAACCCACTACCAGAGCAGAGTTATCACCTCCTTATATCTGAAGACAGTAT GCTTACTCATGTATCACTGCGTAATAACCGGATTGGCGAGGAGGGAGCTCGCCTGATTGGCTCAGCCCTCGCTACAGCCCACGCTGCCAACAATAATCTTCTGTCACTCAATCTGGCCTTCAATTCCATTGGTGATGCGGGCGCTGCTCATATAGCACAG GGTTTGCGTCTGAATCGCTctttgctgtgtctctctctggccAATAATCATATTGGAGACACAGGAGCCTCTCGTCTGGCAGAG GTGCTGGGTCCCTTTTCTCTGACCCATGATGAGGTTGTTGAGAGGAGGAGGCTGCTGCTCAGAAGAGACCAGTCG CCCTCTCATGCTGACTCTAAGTGTGAACGACCTCTTTCCATCCCCAGCAGCTCCTCACTGGAGCGCAACGTCAGCAAAGGAGCCAAGGTTGCCTCCAAGAAAAAG gacACAGCCAAAAAGGATGAGAAGCCAGCAGCAAACCAGACAGGAGGGGTARCAGGAAAGAAAGAGGAACCAAAGTTGGCCAGAAAAG CCTCTGACACCAAGTTGCCCCGGGGTAAAGGGGGAAAGTCAGGGGGTAAAGAGAAGCGCCCATCTGTGTTGGATCAAGAG GAGAAGGCCAATGCTACACAGAATAAG TCAGCAGACTTGGTTGAGACAGTGAGCCCCCTGCTGGAGCCGGGAGTGCAACACACTGGAGGCCGAGTAATTCTGCCTGGGAACACAGCCCTCACCTCCCTCAACCTAGCAG GCAACATGCTTTCAGAGCAGTCGctgctcctcttcctgtcctcagTGGGGGCGCAGACTGAAGGGGGAGGTCTGCTTCGTCTCTGTCTCAAT aGAAACCGCTTCCCTCCAGACTGTGATTCCTTCCTCAAGATAAAAGAACTGATGTCACTCAGGGATCCTCTCAACAAAACGGCCTCTGCTCAAGTAGATGACGAACAGGGGCAGGCAGCATAA
- the lrrc71 gene encoding leucine-rich repeat-containing protein 71 isoform X4, with translation MDFPELCSLLGMKEIPAVTPRPPASVTPTTEKGNMEESQSQMGAGIATTTWCPKPRLQVELESEDPRSIKEVRVCGWKVDELMARVLNKTLPALSNLQNLHLWRAGLTGRTLTSLKNTISLCSNLRTVVLEGNPLPEQSYHLLISEDSMLTHVSLRNNRIGEEGARLIGSALATAHAANNNLLSLNLAFNSIGDAGAAHIAQGLRLNRSLLCLSLANNHIGDTGASRLAEVLGPFSLTHDEVVERRRLLLRRDQSPSHADSKCERPLSIPSSSSLERNVSKGAKVASKKKDTAKKDEKPAANQTGGVXGKKEEPKLARKASDTKLPRGKGGKSGGKEKRPSVLDQEEKANATQNKSADLVETVSPLLEPGVQHTGGRVILPGNTALTSLNLAGNMLSEQSLLLFLSSVGAQTEGGGLLRLCLNRNRFPPDCDSFLKIKELMSLRDPLNKTASAQVDDEQGQAA, from the exons ATGGACTTCCCTGAGCTGTGTTCTCTTCTGGGCATGAAGGAGATCCCTGCTGTAACCCCACGACCCCCAGCCTCTGTCACTCCTACCACAGAGAAAGGCAACATGG AGGAGAGCCAGTCCCAGATGGGTGCTGGTATAGCGACTACAACGTGGTGCCCTAAACCACGCCTCCAAGTGGAGCTGGAGAGCGAGGACCCTCGCAGTATTAAGGAGGTCAGGGTGTGTG GGTGGAAGGTGGATGAGCTGATGGCTCGAGTGCTTAACAAGACACTTCCAGCCCTAAGCAACCTACAGAATCTGCA TCTGTGGCGTGCTGGTCTGACGGGGCGAACTCTGACCTCCCTGAAGAATACAATATCTCTCTGCTCAAACCTAAG GACTGTGGTTTTGGAGGGAAACCCACTACCAGAGCAGAGTTATCACCTCCTTATATCTGAAGACAGTAT GCTTACTCATGTATCACTGCGTAATAACCGGATTGGCGAGGAGGGAGCTCGCCTGATTGGCTCAGCCCTCGCTACAGCCCACGCTGCCAACAATAATCTTCTGTCACTCAATCTGGCCTTCAATTCCATTGGTGATGCGGGCGCTGCTCATATAGCACAG GGTTTGCGTCTGAATCGCTctttgctgtgtctctctctggccAATAATCATATTGGAGACACAGGAGCCTCTCGTCTGGCAGAG GTGCTGGGTCCCTTTTCTCTGACCCATGATGAGGTTGTTGAGAGGAGGAGGCTGCTGCTCAGAAGAGACCAGTCG CCCTCTCATGCTGACTCTAAGTGTGAACGACCTCTTTCCATCCCCAGCAGCTCCTCACTGGAGCGCAACGTCAGCAAAGGAGCCAAGGTTGCCTCCAAGAAAAAG gacACAGCCAAAAAGGATGAGAAGCCAGCAGCAAACCAGACAGGAGGGGTARCAGGAAAGAAAGAGGAACCAAAGTTGGCCAGAAAAG CCTCTGACACCAAGTTGCCCCGGGGTAAAGGGGGAAAGTCAGGGGGTAAAGAGAAGCGCCCATCTGTGTTGGATCAAGAG GAGAAGGCCAATGCTACACAGAATAAG TCAGCAGACTTGGTTGAGACAGTGAGCCCCCTGCTGGAGCCGGGAGTGCAACACACTGGAGGCCGAGTAATTCTGCCTGGGAACACAGCCCTCACCTCCCTCAACCTAGCAG GCAACATGCTTTCAGAGCAGTCGctgctcctcttcctgtcctcagTGGGGGCGCAGACTGAAGGGGGAGGTCTGCTTCGTCTCTGTCTCAAT aGAAACCGCTTCCCTCCAGACTGTGATTCCTTCCTCAAGATAAAAGAACTGATGTCACTCAGGGATCCTCTCAACAAAACGGCCTCTGCTCAAGTAGATGACGAACAGGGGCAGGCAGCATAA
- the lrrc71 gene encoding leucine-rich repeat-containing protein 71 isoform X3 codes for MKKRVEKVVKEKAAGNFEDEFSKTAGLNIQEKCPVQRIDDYQCSGSLEMDFPELCSLLGMKEIPAVTPRPPASVTPTTEKGNMEESQSQMGAGIATTTWCPKPRLQVELESEDPRSIKEVRVCGWKVDELMARVLNKTLPALSNLQNLHLWRAGLTGRTLTSLKNTISLCSNLRLTHVSLRNNRIGEEGARLIGSALATAHAANNNLLSLNLAFNSIGDAGAAHIAQGLRLNRSLLCLSLANNHIGDTGASRLAEVLGPFSLTHDEVVERRRLLLRRDQSPSHADSKCERPLSIPSSSSLERNVSKGAKVASKKKDTAKKDEKPAANQTGGVXGKKEEPKLARKASDTKLPRGKGGKSGGKEKRPSVLDQEEKANATQNKSADLVETVSPLLEPGVQHTGGRVILPGNTALTSLNLAGNMLSEQSLLLFLSSVGAQTEGGGLLRLCLNRNRFPPDCDSFLKIKELMSLRDPLNKTASAQVDDEQGQAA; via the exons ATGAAAAAGAGGGTTGAGAAAGTCGTGAAAGAGAAGGCAGCTGGTAACTTTGAGGATGAGTTTTCGAAAACTGCTG GACTAAATATACAGGAGAAGTGTCCAGTTCAGAGGATAG ATGATTATCAGTGCTCTGGCAGTCTGGAGATGGACTTCCCTGAGCTGTGTTCTCTTCTGGGCATGAAGGAGATCCCTGCTGTAACCCCACGACCCCCAGCCTCTGTCACTCCTACCACAGAGAAAGGCAACATGG AGGAGAGCCAGTCCCAGATGGGTGCTGGTATAGCGACTACAACGTGGTGCCCTAAACCACGCCTCCAAGTGGAGCTGGAGAGCGAGGACCCTCGCAGTATTAAGGAGGTCAGGGTGTGTG GGTGGAAGGTGGATGAGCTGATGGCTCGAGTGCTTAACAAGACACTTCCAGCCCTAAGCAACCTACAGAATCTGCA TCTGTGGCGTGCTGGTCTGACGGGGCGAACTCTGACCTCCCTGAAGAATACAATATCTCTCTGCTCAAACCTAAG GCTTACTCATGTATCACTGCGTAATAACCGGATTGGCGAGGAGGGAGCTCGCCTGATTGGCTCAGCCCTCGCTACAGCCCACGCTGCCAACAATAATCTTCTGTCACTCAATCTGGCCTTCAATTCCATTGGTGATGCGGGCGCTGCTCATATAGCACAG GGTTTGCGTCTGAATCGCTctttgctgtgtctctctctggccAATAATCATATTGGAGACACAGGAGCCTCTCGTCTGGCAGAG GTGCTGGGTCCCTTTTCTCTGACCCATGATGAGGTTGTTGAGAGGAGGAGGCTGCTGCTCAGAAGAGACCAGTCG CCCTCTCATGCTGACTCTAAGTGTGAACGACCTCTTTCCATCCCCAGCAGCTCCTCACTGGAGCGCAACGTCAGCAAAGGAGCCAAGGTTGCCTCCAAGAAAAAG gacACAGCCAAAAAGGATGAGAAGCCAGCAGCAAACCAGACAGGAGGGGTARCAGGAAAGAAAGAGGAACCAAAGTTGGCCAGAAAAG CCTCTGACACCAAGTTGCCCCGGGGTAAAGGGGGAAAGTCAGGGGGTAAAGAGAAGCGCCCATCTGTGTTGGATCAAGAG GAGAAGGCCAATGCTACACAGAATAAG TCAGCAGACTTGGTTGAGACAGTGAGCCCCCTGCTGGAGCCGGGAGTGCAACACACTGGAGGCCGAGTAATTCTGCCTGGGAACACAGCCCTCACCTCCCTCAACCTAGCAG GCAACATGCTTTCAGAGCAGTCGctgctcctcttcctgtcctcagTGGGGGCGCAGACTGAAGGGGGAGGTCTGCTTCGTCTCTGTCTCAAT aGAAACCGCTTCCCTCCAGACTGTGATTCCTTCCTCAAGATAAAAGAACTGATGTCACTCAGGGATCCTCTCAACAAAACGGCCTCTGCTCAAGTAGATGACGAACAGGGGCAGGCAGCATAA
- the lrrc71 gene encoding leucine-rich repeat-containing protein 71 isoform X1, translating to MKKRVEKVVKEKAAGNFEDEFSKTAGLNIQEKCPVQRIDDYQCSGSLEMDFPELCSLLGMKEIPAVTPRPPASVTPTTEKGNMEESQSQMGAGIATTTWCPKPRLQVELESEDPRSIKEVRVCGWKVDELMARVLNKTLPALSNLQNLHLWRAGLTGRTLTSLKNTISLCSNLRTVVLEGNPLPEQSYHLLISEDSMLTHVSLRNNRIGEEGARLIGSALATAHAANNNLLSLNLAFNSIGDAGAAHIAQGLRLNRSLLCLSLANNHIGDTGASRLAEVLGPFSLTHDEVVERRRLLLRRDQSPSHADSKCERPLSIPSSSSLERNVSKGAKVASKKKDTAKKDEKPAANQTGGVXGKKEEPKLARKASDTKLPRGKGGKSGGKEKRPSVLDQEEKANATQNKSADLVETVSPLLEPGVQHTGGRVILPGNTALTSLNLAGNMLSEQSLLLFLSSVGAQTEGGGLLRLCLNRNRFPPDCDSFLKIKELMSLRDPLNKTASAQVDDEQGQAA from the exons ATGAAAAAGAGGGTTGAGAAAGTCGTGAAAGAGAAGGCAGCTGGTAACTTTGAGGATGAGTTTTCGAAAACTGCTG GACTAAATATACAGGAGAAGTGTCCAGTTCAGAGGATAG ATGATTATCAGTGCTCTGGCAGTCTGGAGATGGACTTCCCTGAGCTGTGTTCTCTTCTGGGCATGAAGGAGATCCCTGCTGTAACCCCACGACCCCCAGCCTCTGTCACTCCTACCACAGAGAAAGGCAACATGG AGGAGAGCCAGTCCCAGATGGGTGCTGGTATAGCGACTACAACGTGGTGCCCTAAACCACGCCTCCAAGTGGAGCTGGAGAGCGAGGACCCTCGCAGTATTAAGGAGGTCAGGGTGTGTG GGTGGAAGGTGGATGAGCTGATGGCTCGAGTGCTTAACAAGACACTTCCAGCCCTAAGCAACCTACAGAATCTGCA TCTGTGGCGTGCTGGTCTGACGGGGCGAACTCTGACCTCCCTGAAGAATACAATATCTCTCTGCTCAAACCTAAG GACTGTGGTTTTGGAGGGAAACCCACTACCAGAGCAGAGTTATCACCTCCTTATATCTGAAGACAGTAT GCTTACTCATGTATCACTGCGTAATAACCGGATTGGCGAGGAGGGAGCTCGCCTGATTGGCTCAGCCCTCGCTACAGCCCACGCTGCCAACAATAATCTTCTGTCACTCAATCTGGCCTTCAATTCCATTGGTGATGCGGGCGCTGCTCATATAGCACAG GGTTTGCGTCTGAATCGCTctttgctgtgtctctctctggccAATAATCATATTGGAGACACAGGAGCCTCTCGTCTGGCAGAG GTGCTGGGTCCCTTTTCTCTGACCCATGATGAGGTTGTTGAGAGGAGGAGGCTGCTGCTCAGAAGAGACCAGTCG CCCTCTCATGCTGACTCTAAGTGTGAACGACCTCTTTCCATCCCCAGCAGCTCCTCACTGGAGCGCAACGTCAGCAAAGGAGCCAAGGTTGCCTCCAAGAAAAAG gacACAGCCAAAAAGGATGAGAAGCCAGCAGCAAACCAGACAGGAGGGGTARCAGGAAAGAAAGAGGAACCAAAGTTGGCCAGAAAAG CCTCTGACACCAAGTTGCCCCGGGGTAAAGGGGGAAAGTCAGGGGGTAAAGAGAAGCGCCCATCTGTGTTGGATCAAGAG GAGAAGGCCAATGCTACACAGAATAAG TCAGCAGACTTGGTTGAGACAGTGAGCCCCCTGCTGGAGCCGGGAGTGCAACACACTGGAGGCCGAGTAATTCTGCCTGGGAACACAGCCCTCACCTCCCTCAACCTAGCAG GCAACATGCTTTCAGAGCAGTCGctgctcctcttcctgtcctcagTGGGGGCGCAGACTGAAGGGGGAGGTCTGCTTCGTCTCTGTCTCAAT aGAAACCGCTTCCCTCCAGACTGTGATTCCTTCCTCAAGATAAAAGAACTGATGTCACTCAGGGATCCTCTCAACAAAACGGCCTCTGCTCAAGTAGATGACGAACAGGGGCAGGCAGCATAA